One window of the Capnocytophaga haemolytica genome contains the following:
- a CDS encoding SufE family protein, producing MTIQQVQAEVVEEFSFLKDWEERYAYLIDLGKELPLIDNQYKTDDYLIKGCQSKVWLFAQLADGKVLFTADSDAIITKGIVALLVRVFSGQAPEDIAKADTGFIDQIGLKEHLSPTRANGLVSMIEQMKRYAVAFSLMEK from the coding sequence ATGACTATTCAACAAGTTCAGGCTGAGGTAGTAGAAGAGTTTTCGTTCCTGAAGGATTGGGAAGAGCGCTATGCCTACCTCATCGATTTGGGAAAAGAGCTACCCCTGATTGACAATCAATATAAGACGGACGACTATCTCATCAAAGGTTGCCAGAGCAAAGTATGGCTTTTTGCACAGCTTGCCGATGGCAAGGTGCTGTTCACTGCTGATAGCGATGCTATCATCACCAAAGGAATTGTAGCCTTACTCGTAAGGGTGTTCTCAGGGCAAGCCCCCGAGGATATTGCAAAGGCAGATACGGGCTTTATCGACCAAATAGGGCTTAAAGAGCACCTTTCGCCTACCCGCGCCAACGGATTGGTGAGTATGATCGAGCAGATGAAACGCTATGCAGTAGCCTTTTCATTAATGGAGAAGTGA
- a CDS encoding DUF3078 domain-containing protein, with amino-acid sequence MKKILLSALFVSSLAAFAQEETADPTVPADQPTSNWTKAGNASLLFSQSAFNADWTGGGTNNVAANLAVSYAFNYKKEKWAWDNNIFVDYGITKLEGDDFERKTNDRLELNSVLGRQATEHWYYSFFLNFKTQMTRGYKYDSATQRTPINDFMSPGYLQFGPGMLWKKSDNLKVNLAPATSKLTFAKKEFTDPTSARYIKSFYGLDDNKTVRYELGFALNGYAKFNVMDNVSFENILNLYSNYLKNPQNVDIDYTANVVMTVNKYLSANFTFQAIYDDDAARAFQIREVLGLGVNYKF; translated from the coding sequence ATGAAAAAAATTTTACTATCGGCACTATTTGTGTCATCATTAGCAGCTTTTGCACAAGAAGAAACCGCAGACCCAACAGTACCTGCGGATCAACCTACATCAAACTGGACAAAGGCAGGGAATGCCTCATTATTATTCTCACAATCGGCTTTCAATGCTGACTGGACAGGAGGCGGAACTAACAATGTCGCAGCTAACTTGGCTGTGAGTTATGCTTTCAACTATAAGAAAGAAAAATGGGCTTGGGATAACAACATCTTCGTTGATTACGGTATCACCAAACTCGAAGGCGACGATTTCGAACGCAAAACCAACGACCGCTTAGAGCTCAACTCTGTGTTAGGGCGTCAGGCTACTGAGCATTGGTACTATTCATTCTTCCTGAACTTCAAGACTCAGATGACACGCGGCTACAAGTACGATTCGGCTACCCAACGTACGCCTATCAACGACTTTATGTCGCCTGGCTACTTGCAGTTCGGTCCTGGTATGCTGTGGAAGAAAAGTGACAACCTGAAGGTGAACTTAGCACCAGCTACCTCAAAGCTCACTTTTGCTAAGAAGGAGTTCACCGACCCAACAAGTGCTCGCTACATTAAGAGCTTCTACGGTTTGGACGACAACAAGACAGTGCGTTACGAACTCGGGTTTGCCTTGAATGGTTATGCGAAGTTCAACGTAATGGACAATGTATCGTTTGAGAACATCCTCAATCTGTACAGCAACTACCTGAAAAATCCTCAAAACGTAGATATCGACTACACTGCTAACGTAGTGATGACTGTCAACAAGTATTTGAGTGCTAACTTTACTTTCCAAGCCATCTACGACGATGATGCGGCACGTGCCTTCCAGATTCGCGAAGTGTTGGGCTTAGGGGTAAACTATAAGTTCTAA
- a CDS encoding HmuY family protein encodes MRRIFIAVMAIGAMVVLSGCSKDDSPEQSTAGIQVKNLDAASNDEQIWTYFSFATGKLVSPTGAVEESKEWDIAFHRFYIKTNSGTSGKGNVGVAATGVKDFDAVTKAPTQGYEADKMVTVETRPATPDTAPSNVIVSSNPVITGTVESKDPKGWYNYVRPQQGETTPHFNITKYVYAIRTLEGKYVKIQLTDYTNDYGTSGYISFRYAFIEP; translated from the coding sequence ATGAGAAGAATTTTTATAGCTGTGATGGCTATTGGTGCTATGGTTGTGCTCAGCGGGTGTAGCAAGGATGATAGCCCAGAGCAGTCCACCGCTGGGATACAAGTGAAGAACTTAGATGCTGCTTCAAATGACGAGCAGATTTGGACGTATTTCTCTTTTGCCACAGGCAAGCTGGTTTCGCCTACGGGAGCTGTAGAAGAGAGCAAGGAGTGGGACATTGCCTTTCACCGTTTTTATATAAAGACTAACAGTGGCACCTCAGGCAAAGGCAACGTAGGGGTCGCTGCCACAGGGGTAAAGGACTTTGACGCAGTAACCAAAGCCCCTACACAAGGGTATGAAGCGGATAAAATGGTTACTGTGGAGACGCGTCCGGCTACGCCTGATACCGCCCCATCTAACGTCATTGTCTCGTCCAACCCTGTCATTACAGGTACTGTGGAGAGCAAAGACCCCAAAGGTTGGTACAACTACGTTCGTCCACAACAGGGTGAAACAACCCCTCACTTTAACATCACTAAGTACGTCTACGCAATCCGCACCTTAGAGGGCAAATACGTAAAAATACAACTGACGGATTACACCAACGACTACGGCACCTCGGGCTATATCAGTTTCCGTTATGCGTTTATTGAGCCCTAA
- a CDS encoding L-lactate permease, translating into MALFLSILPIVLLIYLMVKRNAYPSYVALPLIAGLVYIIQLTYFDGSFIVLNANIVSAMFSVMTPITVIFGAVLFNRMMEISGAMDVLRRWLGNINPNPVAQLMIIGWAFAFMIEGASGFGTPAAIAAPILVGLGFKPLQVAVLALVMNSVPVSFGAVGTPTWFGFSSLIDKKLISDGELSQIGQISALIHFLAAFIIPLLALRVIVPWQKIKKNLGFIYISILACTIPYVAVAWFNYEFPALVGGAIGLAISVWVANKGIGLEKTTEEQPEHEKVKAGELTKALFPTASLIVILVLTRIQQLPFKAMLNDPTEVFHLHLGYLGDYHISKGLIFSLTNIFQTGEQASYKLLYVPALIPFVVTVLLSIPVFALSKKSVGGIFSSSFKQVQKPFLALVGALIMVNVMLIGGESSMVQTIGRGLASATGSFWTPFASYLGAVGAFFSGSNTVSNLTFGAVQYSVAQATGLSIPLILALQSIGGAMGNMVCINNIVAVCSVLGIDKAEGTIIKKTAFPMFLYGIIAAVGAYLVMLLF; encoded by the coding sequence ATGGCACTTTTTTTAAGCATCCTCCCTATTGTTTTGTTGATTTACCTAATGGTAAAACGCAATGCTTACCCCTCATACGTAGCCCTACCGCTAATCGCTGGGCTGGTATACATCATTCAGCTGACGTACTTCGACGGCTCGTTTATCGTGCTCAACGCCAACATCGTATCGGCGATGTTCTCAGTGATGACCCCCATTACAGTCATCTTTGGGGCAGTGCTCTTCAACCGTATGATGGAAATCTCCGGCGCGATGGATGTACTACGCCGTTGGTTGGGCAATATTAACCCCAACCCTGTCGCCCAACTGATGATCATAGGGTGGGCTTTTGCCTTTATGATCGAAGGTGCCAGTGGCTTTGGCACCCCTGCGGCGATCGCAGCGCCTATCTTAGTAGGCTTGGGCTTCAAACCCTTGCAGGTAGCTGTTCTCGCCTTGGTGATGAACTCCGTACCAGTATCATTCGGGGCAGTGGGCACCCCTACGTGGTTCGGCTTTAGCAGCCTGATTGATAAGAAGCTGATCAGCGACGGCGAGCTTTCGCAGATAGGGCAGATCAGCGCTCTGATACACTTCCTTGCGGCCTTTATCATTCCACTCTTAGCCCTACGAGTGATCGTCCCTTGGCAGAAAATCAAAAAGAACCTCGGCTTTATCTATATCAGCATCCTCGCCTGCACCATCCCTTACGTGGCAGTGGCTTGGTTCAACTACGAATTTCCTGCACTGGTAGGCGGTGCCATCGGCTTGGCAATCTCCGTATGGGTGGCTAATAAAGGCATCGGCTTAGAGAAAACCACCGAGGAGCAGCCTGAGCACGAGAAGGTAAAGGCGGGCGAACTGACCAAAGCGCTTTTCCCTACTGCCTCGCTAATTGTCATCTTAGTGCTTACGCGCATTCAGCAACTCCCTTTTAAGGCAATGCTCAACGACCCTACTGAGGTTTTTCACCTACACTTAGGCTATCTGGGTGATTATCACATCTCCAAAGGACTCATCTTCTCCCTTACGAATATCTTCCAAACAGGCGAACAGGCAAGCTATAAGCTACTTTATGTGCCTGCGCTCATCCCTTTTGTGGTGACGGTGCTGCTCTCTATCCCTGTCTTTGCCCTTTCAAAGAAAAGTGTAGGGGGTATCTTCTCTTCGAGTTTTAAGCAAGTGCAGAAGCCTTTCCTCGCCTTAGTAGGCGCCTTGATTATGGTAAACGTGATGCTCATTGGAGGCGAAAGCTCAATGGTGCAAACCATCGGACGCGGCTTGGCGAGCGCTACAGGTTCGTTCTGGACGCCCTTTGCTTCTTACCTCGGCGCGGTGGGCGCTTTCTTCTCAGGCTCGAACACCGTGTCAAACCTCACCTTTGGGGCGGTACAGTACTCCGTAGCACAAGCCACAGGGCTTTCAATACCTCTAATCTTAGCCCTGCAATCCATCGGAGGCGCTATGGGGAATATGGTGTGTATCAACAACATCGTTGCCGTATGCTCAGTGCTGGGCATCGACAAAGCCGAAGGCACCATCATCAAGAAGACCGCCTTCCCAATGTTCCTCTATGGCATTATCGCCGCTGTGGGGGCATATTTAGTAATGCTACTGTTTTAG
- a CDS encoding lipopolysaccharide biosynthesis protein: MLRKLFKDTVIYGIATVLPRVLTLLLTRLYVNKLDTAAFGVYSGLYVYLILGNVVLSYGMETAFFRFMNKGERKSVVQSTALTSLTVSSLLFMLLAYVLRNPIARWLDYDVEYIVFAILILVLDALVVIPFAWLRNKGMSKYYALLRISNVALNLGLNLYYFSDVQVGVPSAHTGVWYIFMANMLASLSTLVLVLPIYVKIRFSFDARLWREMMIYAFPVLLAGIAFAVNEGFDRVFLRMLLPAETADSTIGVYSACYKMGVFMNLFVTAYKLGVEPFFFSNAQDKNAPKTYARVTEYFIIAGGFILLFITVFTDLFKHILIPNSDYWEALWIVPVVLLANLCLGIYHSLSVWYKVTDRTTFGAVISLVGMALTVIFNFLLIPLLSYKGAALATLITYMAMMLISYYYGQKYYPIPYKKRKIKFFLGMSVFFSLIDFYLLGRNIYVGVVFLLIYAVLGNAAIGGIKAIRGQRVKSRE, translated from the coding sequence ATGCTCAGAAAGTTATTTAAAGATACGGTGATTTACGGGATAGCGACGGTGTTGCCAAGGGTGCTGACGCTGTTGCTCACGCGGCTGTATGTCAATAAGTTGGACACTGCTGCCTTTGGGGTATACTCGGGGTTGTACGTGTATCTCATTCTGGGTAATGTGGTGCTCTCCTACGGTATGGAGACGGCTTTTTTCCGCTTTATGAATAAGGGCGAGCGCAAGAGTGTGGTGCAGTCTACCGCACTTACTTCGCTCACGGTGAGCTCTTTGCTCTTTATGTTGCTGGCTTATGTGCTGCGCAATCCTATTGCTCGCTGGCTTGATTACGATGTGGAGTATATCGTCTTTGCAATCCTCATCTTGGTGCTCGACGCGTTGGTGGTTATCCCGTTTGCGTGGTTGCGCAACAAGGGGATGTCCAAATACTACGCACTGCTGCGCATCAGCAACGTAGCACTGAACTTGGGGCTGAACCTCTATTACTTTTCGGATGTGCAAGTGGGAGTGCCTTCTGCCCATACGGGGGTGTGGTACATCTTTATGGCGAATATGCTCGCCAGCCTCTCTACCTTGGTACTGGTGCTACCGATATACGTCAAGATACGCTTCTCGTTCGATGCGCGGCTCTGGCGTGAGATGATGATTTACGCCTTCCCTGTGCTCTTGGCGGGGATTGCCTTTGCGGTGAATGAGGGTTTTGACCGTGTGTTCCTGCGTATGCTACTGCCTGCCGAGACTGCCGATAGCACCATAGGGGTGTACTCCGCCTGCTATAAGATGGGCGTATTTATGAACCTCTTTGTTACGGCGTATAAACTTGGGGTAGAGCCTTTCTTCTTCAGCAATGCGCAGGACAAGAACGCCCCTAAGACCTATGCGCGCGTGACGGAGTATTTCATCATTGCAGGGGGCTTTATACTGCTGTTTATCACTGTGTTTACGGATTTATTCAAGCATATCTTAATCCCTAATAGCGACTATTGGGAAGCTCTGTGGATTGTGCCCGTGGTGCTCTTGGCAAACCTTTGTTTGGGTATTTACCACAGTCTTTCGGTATGGTACAAGGTAACCGACCGCACTACCTTTGGGGCGGTAATCTCACTGGTAGGTATGGCACTGACAGTGATTTTCAACTTTTTGCTGATCCCGCTTTTAAGCTACAAAGGGGCAGCATTGGCAACACTTATCACCTATATGGCAATGATGCTCATCTCGTACTACTATGGACAGAAGTATTACCCCATTCCGTATAAGAAGCGTAAGATAAAGTTCTTTTTGGGGATGAGTGTGTTCTTCTCGCTCATCGACTTTTATTTGTTAGGGAGAAATATCTACGTGGGGGTGGTCTTCCTTCTCATTTATGCTGTGTTGGGCAATGCTGCCATAGGAGGAATAAAGGCTATCAGAGGTCAGAGAGTAAAGAGTAGAGAGTAA
- a CDS encoding polyprenyl synthetase family protein, with protein sequence MKITAQIKAPIRAEMELFEQKFLSSMASKVALLNRITYYIVNRKGKQMRPMFVFLVAKMVSGGRIEERTYRGASVIELIHTATLVHDDVVDDSNKRRGFFSINALWKNKIAVLVGDYLLSKGLLLSIDNGDFDLLRIISVAVREMSEGELLQIEKARRLDITEEVYYEIIRQKTATLIAACCAMGAASVVLEEAETIEKMRLFGEYIGMAFQIKDDLFDYTDGAIGKPTGIDIKEQKMTLPLIYTLNTCTAEEKKWLINSVKNHNKDKKRVREVIAFVKAHKGLDYASKRMRDYQQKALALLTDFPASDYKDALTLMVNYVIEREI encoded by the coding sequence ATGAAAATAACAGCCCAGATAAAAGCACCGATACGCGCTGAGATGGAGCTCTTTGAGCAGAAGTTTCTCTCGTCAATGGCTTCGAAAGTAGCTCTACTGAACCGTATTACTTATTACATTGTGAACCGCAAAGGCAAACAGATGCGCCCGATGTTCGTGTTTTTGGTGGCTAAGATGGTTTCAGGGGGGCGTATTGAGGAACGCACTTACCGCGGTGCCTCAGTCATTGAGTTGATACACACTGCCACCCTCGTACACGACGATGTGGTGGACGACAGCAACAAACGGCGCGGCTTCTTCTCCATCAACGCGCTGTGGAAAAACAAAATCGCCGTGCTTGTTGGTGATTACCTTCTTTCCAAGGGCTTACTACTCTCTATTGACAATGGTGATTTTGACCTGCTGCGTATCATCTCCGTGGCGGTACGTGAGATGAGCGAAGGCGAGCTGCTGCAAATAGAAAAGGCGCGGCGGTTAGACATCACCGAAGAGGTTTATTACGAGATTATCCGCCAGAAGACTGCTACGCTTATCGCTGCTTGCTGTGCGATGGGTGCCGCCTCCGTAGTGCTCGAAGAGGCTGAAACCATTGAGAAGATGCGCCTCTTTGGCGAGTACATCGGTATGGCTTTTCAGATTAAGGACGACCTCTTCGACTACACTGATGGGGCGATTGGCAAGCCTACGGGTATTGACATCAAGGAGCAAAAGATGACCCTACCGCTGATCTATACGCTCAACACTTGTACGGCTGAGGAAAAGAAATGGCTTATCAACTCAGTGAAGAACCACAATAAGGACAAGAAGCGCGTGCGTGAGGTGATCGCTTTTGTAAAGGCTCATAAAGGCTTGGATTACGCCAGCAAACGGATGCGCGACTACCAGCAGAAAGCCCTTGCCCTACTCACCGATTTCCCCGCTTCGGACTATAAAGATGCCCTTACCCTGATGGTCAATTACGTCATTGAGAGGGAGATATAG
- the ybeY gene encoding rRNA maturation RNase YbeY, producing the protein MVSFFNETDFTLPYKKNTLKRWVKAIATSENRKVGAINYIFCDDDYLHRINVQYLAHDTLTDIITFDYCQGDTLHSDIYISIERVRENATDYGVPFEQELLRVLSHGILHLCGYKDKTPADSTQMRFKEEEKIKLFSE; encoded by the coding sequence ATGGTTAGCTTTTTTAACGAAACCGACTTCACCTTGCCTTATAAAAAAAACACCCTCAAGCGTTGGGTAAAGGCTATCGCCACTTCTGAAAACCGCAAAGTAGGTGCCATTAACTACATCTTTTGCGACGACGACTACCTCCACCGCATCAATGTGCAGTACCTCGCCCACGACACCCTTACCGACATCATCACCTTTGATTACTGCCAGGGTGATACCCTCCATAGCGATATCTACATCTCCATAGAGCGCGTGCGCGAGAATGCCACCGACTACGGAGTGCCCTTTGAGCAGGAACTCCTGCGCGTGCTCTCCCACGGCATATTGCACCTCTGCGGCTATAAAGACAAAACCCCCGCCGACAGCACCCAAATGCGCTTTAAAGAAGAAGAAAAAATAAAACTTTTTAGTGAATAA
- a CDS encoding YgaP family membrane protein — MKRNISKKDKTIRLIIIVVIAVLGLFNEFPVGLASALAMISILLLVTVLINFSPLYRLLGISTYKTQE; from the coding sequence ATGAAAAGAAATATAAGCAAAAAGGACAAAACCATCCGACTGATTATCATCGTAGTAATCGCTGTTTTAGGGCTCTTCAACGAGTTCCCCGTGGGGCTTGCTTCAGCCTTGGCAATGATTTCAATTCTGCTGTTGGTAACCGTGCTTATCAACTTCTCACCACTCTACCGCCTCTTGGGCATCAGCACCTATAAAACACAAGAATAA
- a CDS encoding iron-sulfur cluster assembly protein → MAEIDTEALGEKIVEVLKGIYDPEIPVDIYELGLVYDVFVNEDYDVKILMTLTSPNCPVAEALPMEVKEKIQSIDEVHETEVEITFDPPWSQDMMSDVAKLELGFI, encoded by the coding sequence ATGGCAGAAATAGATACAGAAGCATTGGGTGAAAAGATTGTCGAGGTGCTTAAAGGCATCTACGACCCTGAGATACCCGTAGACATATATGAGTTGGGCTTGGTATACGACGTATTCGTCAATGAGGATTACGACGTGAAGATACTGATGACGCTCACCTCGCCTAACTGCCCCGTGGCAGAAGCCTTGCCTATGGAGGTAAAAGAGAAAATTCAGAGCATCGACGAGGTGCACGAAACGGAGGTGGAAATCACCTTCGACCCGCCGTGGAGCCAAGATATGATGAGCGATGTGGCAAAATTAGAGTTAGGATTTATTTAA